The following are encoded together in the Anaerostipes caccae L1-92 genome:
- the gpr gene encoding GPR endopeptidase translates to MQNRTDLALELKEEAEEQSSLKGVSMKTRIDASNDIKETRITIKDKEGEQILGKPMGQYITIETRDLSSNDGSYHKEMSEALYLNLKEMIPRNAKVFVAGLGNSEVTADSLGPKVVNNLWITRHLKREGYLKDAMELSAIAPGVMAQTGIETSEVLEALAEKIQPDLLIAVDALAARSSSRLNKTIQISDTGIAPGSGVGNHRNEITERTIGIPVLAIGVPTVISVPAIISDIVGNESDNEDILEMLDEDFTSMHVTPKNIDESIKRISYTISEGINHLLHNHIKAE, encoded by the coding sequence ATGCAGAACAGAACAGACTTAGCGTTAGAACTAAAAGAAGAAGCGGAGGAGCAATCCAGTCTGAAGGGAGTTTCTATGAAGACGAGGATCGATGCCTCCAATGATATAAAAGAGACAAGAATTACGATTAAGGACAAAGAAGGAGAACAGATTCTTGGAAAGCCCATGGGACAGTATATTACGATTGAGACAAGAGATCTGTCATCAAATGACGGCAGCTATCATAAAGAAATGAGTGAGGCTTTGTATTTGAACTTAAAAGAAATGATTCCGCGGAATGCGAAAGTGTTTGTGGCAGGTCTTGGGAATTCTGAGGTTACGGCCGATTCCCTGGGGCCTAAGGTTGTCAATAATCTCTGGATTACCCGCCACCTGAAAAGAGAGGGTTATTTAAAGGATGCCATGGAACTCAGCGCTATCGCGCCGGGAGTCATGGCACAGACTGGAATTGAAACGTCAGAAGTGCTGGAAGCATTGGCCGAGAAGATCCAGCCGGATCTTTTGATTGCTGTGGATGCCCTGGCGGCAAGAAGTTCTTCCAGGCTTAACAAGACGATTCAGATCAGTGATACCGGAATCGCACCGGGATCCGGTGTGGGAAACCACAGAAATGAGATCACAGAAAGAACGATCGGAATCCCGGTCCTTGCCATAGGAGTTCCTACGGTCATTTCTGTTCCCGCCATCATCAGTGATATTGTGGGAAATGAGTCGGATAACGAAGATATTCTGGAAATGCTTGACGAGGACTTTACTTCCATGCATGTGACACCGAAAAATATTGACGAATCCATTAAAAGAATCAGTTACACAATTTCAGAGGGAATTAATCATTTACTGCATAATCATATAAAAGCTGAATAA
- a CDS encoding sensor histidine kinase: MQFLIFMSVLVITVFVVVLFSKLLNDSYSEKAEQQKIDGIVSQCQWLAGQVVGVDFLIDDSSNSISNQTNELAAGLHGRIIVVKSNYKIVKDTMTDYQDKFYISDELLNVMKGNKKRIVSEVGSNVEIMIPIMNKGNRKKKVLGSVIATIPKSDIVAVSNEMKQQRNMLVVAFIICGMSAGALLSYWLTKDYRKIQKDLDFISSGHEDEMISVVGCTEVKNMVTAMNEILAKAQVLENSRQEFVSNVSHELKTPMTSMKVLADSLLQQGETVPAELYREFMNDIVAEIDRENVIISDLLSLVKLDKKAAKLEISSVNINELLEMIMKRLKPIAGQRNIELILESFRPVTAEIDEVKLTLALSNLIENAIKYNQDDGWVRVSLNADHKYFYVKVADSGVGIPEDCQGQVFERFYRVDKARSRETGGTGLGLAITKNAVLVHNGEIKLYSKEGEGTTFTVRIPLKYQA; encoded by the coding sequence ATGCAGTTCCTCATTTTTATGTCAGTGCTGGTGATCACGGTATTCGTGGTGGTGCTGTTCAGCAAGCTTTTAAACGACTCCTACAGCGAGAAGGCAGAACAGCAGAAGATCGATGGAATTGTAAGCCAGTGTCAGTGGCTGGCTGGTCAGGTTGTCGGAGTGGATTTTTTGATTGATGACAGCTCCAACTCTATTTCCAACCAGACCAATGAACTGGCGGCGGGCCTGCATGGACGGATTATTGTCGTAAAGAGTAATTATAAAATAGTAAAAGACACAATGACAGATTATCAGGATAAGTTTTATATCTCTGACGAACTGCTGAACGTCATGAAAGGAAATAAGAAACGCATTGTCTCCGAGGTGGGCAGCAATGTAGAGATCATGATTCCGATCATGAACAAAGGGAACAGGAAAAAGAAGGTACTGGGAAGTGTCATCGCAACGATTCCGAAGAGCGATATTGTCGCTGTGTCCAATGAGATGAAGCAGCAGAGGAATATGCTGGTGGTGGCGTTTATCATCTGCGGTATGTCCGCCGGGGCGCTGCTGAGCTACTGGCTTACAAAAGACTACCGTAAGATTCAAAAGGATCTGGATTTTATTTCTTCCGGACATGAAGATGAGATGATCAGCGTCGTGGGATGCACCGAAGTTAAAAACATGGTTACGGCCATGAATGAGATTCTTGCCAAGGCACAGGTTCTTGAGAATTCACGTCAGGAATTTGTTTCCAACGTTTCTCATGAACTGAAGACGCCTATGACTTCCATGAAAGTTCTGGCCGATTCCCTTCTTCAGCAGGGAGAGACGGTGCCGGCGGAACTCTACCGTGAATTTATGAATGATATTGTGGCTGAGATCGACCGGGAGAATGTAATCATATCGGACCTTTTATCTCTGGTTAAACTGGATAAAAAGGCAGCTAAGCTGGAGATTTCCAGCGTCAATATCAATGAACTGCTGGAGATGATCATGAAGCGGCTGAAACCGATTGCAGGGCAGAGGAACATTGAGCTGATTCTGGAATCTTTCCGTCCGGTAACGGCCGAGATCGATGAGGTAAAGCTGACCCTGGCGCTCTCCAACCTGATTGAGAATGCAATCAAGTATAACCAGGACGACGGATGGGTGAGAGTGTCTTTAAATGCCGACCACAAATATTTTTATGTGAAGGTAGCGGATTCAGGCGTCGGCATCCCGGAAGACTGTCAGGGACAGGTGTTTGAGCGGTTCTACCGGGTAGACAAGGCCAGATCCAGAGAGACCGGAGGAACCGGTCTGGGACTTGCTATTACCAAAAATGCAGTTCTTGTCCATAACGGTGAAATCAAGCTGTACAGCAAAGAGGGAGAGGGCACTACATTTACAGTCCGAATTCCGCTCAAATATCAGGCATAA
- a CDS encoding DMT family transporter — protein MIGFIIALVSGALMSIQGVFNTEVSKQTGLWTASSFVQFTGLLTCLAVWIFAERDQSFLSLMKVSPKYVLLGGVMGAGITFTVIKSIGLLGPAKSAMLIVAAQLIVSYLIEVFGLFGVEKTGFQWMKLAGVVLFVAGILIFKWKS, from the coding sequence ATGATTGGATTTATAATAGCATTAGTATCAGGTGCCCTGATGAGTATTCAGGGTGTATTTAACACCGAAGTTTCAAAGCAGACCGGATTGTGGACAGCCAGTTCTTTCGTGCAGTTTACCGGACTGCTGACCTGCCTTGCCGTCTGGATCTTTGCGGAAAGGGATCAGAGTTTTTTAAGTCTCATGAAAGTGTCGCCGAAATATGTGCTCCTGGGAGGAGTCATGGGTGCGGGCATTACCTTTACGGTGATCAAGAGCATCGGTTTACTCGGACCGGCAAAATCTGCCATGCTGATTGTGGCTGCACAGCTGATTGTCTCATACCTGATCGAGGTTTTCGGACTGTTTGGGGTCGAAAAAACAGGGTTTCAGTGGATGAAGCTTGCGGGCGTCGTATTGTTTGTTGCAGGCATCTTAATTTTTAAATGGAAATCATAG
- the rpsT gene encoding 30S ribosomal protein S20 gives MANIKSAKKRILVINTKTERNKAIKTKVKTYIKNVEAAVAAGDKTAANEALTACISEINKAASKGIFHKNTAARKVSRLTKAVNSVA, from the coding sequence TTGGCAAATATCAAATCTGCAAAGAAGAGAATTCTTGTAATCAACACAAAGACTGAAAGAAACAAAGCGATCAAAACGAAAGTAAAAACATATATCAAAAATGTAGAAGCAGCTGTTGCCGCAGGAGACAAAACTGCTGCAAACGAAGCATTAACAGCTTGTATCTCAGAGATCAACAAAGCAGCATCCAAAGGAATTTTCCACAAGAACACTGCTGCAAGAAAGGTTTCCCGCCTGACAAAAGCAGTCAATTCTGTAGCTTAA
- a CDS encoding GerMN domain-containing protein: MRKRTILLCILLTLFSVLIFCAGCSKKDDEDTQSKDGTGIYYTNKTYTKLIRKDKDIDVQMNSQLGAEELLDEMSRVGRNSKYKTAIPEDINISNVTVSNNIAYVDFSVGYKKIEPNEDVICKAAIVYTLTQLKGVGYVEFTVSGRPIIDTDGKLIGALNRDSFIFGELPME, encoded by the coding sequence GTGAGAAAACGAACGATTTTATTATGTATCCTTCTGACGCTTTTCAGTGTGCTCATTTTCTGTGCGGGCTGTTCAAAGAAAGATGATGAGGATACACAGTCAAAAGACGGGACAGGAATTTACTACACGAACAAAACATACACGAAGCTGATCCGAAAGGACAAAGACATCGATGTCCAAATGAACAGTCAGCTGGGAGCAGAGGAACTTTTGGACGAGATGTCCAGGGTCGGCAGGAACAGCAAGTATAAGACAGCCATTCCGGAAGATATCAACATCAGCAATGTGACTGTTTCCAACAATATTGCCTACGTGGATTTTTCGGTTGGATATAAGAAGATTGAACCGAATGAAGATGTCATCTGCAAAGCTGCCATCGTCTATACGCTGACACAGCTGAAAGGGGTCGGATATGTGGAATTTACTGTTTCCGGGCGTCCGATCATTGATACAGACGGCAAACTGATCGGCGCGCTGAACCGGGACAGCTTTATATTCGGAGAACTTCCGATGGAGTAA
- the holA gene encoding DNA polymerase III subunit delta, whose product MMKRVLQHIKEQKYQNLYLFYGKEKYLVAQTRDKLKEALIPSGDTMNYSYFEGKKTDIPEILELIQTMPFFNDYRLLVLDQTELGKKSNDDFLNALKEMPETTILLIIEDDVDKRSKIYKYINKEGCAVSFETPKEKDLVLWVAQMLKKEQKKMTQKDIQLFLYKTGQDMFTIKNELEKLISYTKGREVIGAEDLEALTTAQTTNQIFVMLEAIAKKQRDTVLKLYYDLIELKESPFGILALLVRQCNQLLQTQSLLKAGKSQGEMAKELKVPPFVAGKLKQQVRLFKREELYEMIKKCAATDEGIKTGKITDRIGVELLLVEFSK is encoded by the coding sequence ATGATGAAAAGAGTTTTACAGCATATAAAAGAACAGAAGTATCAGAATCTATATTTATTTTATGGAAAAGAAAAATATCTGGTGGCCCAGACGCGGGATAAGTTAAAAGAGGCGCTGATTCCATCCGGGGATACGATGAATTACTCCTATTTTGAGGGAAAAAAGACGGACATTCCGGAAATTTTAGAACTGATACAAACCATGCCATTTTTTAATGATTACCGTCTTTTGGTGCTGGATCAGACAGAACTTGGGAAGAAAAGCAATGATGATTTTTTAAATGCGCTCAAGGAAATGCCGGAGACCACCATCCTTTTGATCATTGAAGATGATGTGGACAAAAGGTCAAAAATCTACAAATACATTAACAAAGAAGGATGTGCGGTGTCTTTTGAGACGCCGAAGGAAAAGGACCTGGTCCTGTGGGTTGCGCAGATGCTGAAAAAGGAACAAAAAAAAATGACCCAGAAAGATATTCAGCTGTTTCTCTATAAGACCGGGCAGGATATGTTTACAATCAAAAATGAGCTGGAGAAATTGATTTCCTATACGAAGGGCAGAGAGGTTATTGGGGCGGAAGATCTGGAGGCCCTGACCACAGCACAGACGACGAATCAGATTTTTGTCATGCTGGAAGCCATCGCAAAAAAGCAGCGGGATACCGTTTTAAAGCTCTATTATGATCTGATCGAGCTGAAGGAATCACCTTTCGGGATACTGGCTCTGCTGGTGAGACAGTGCAATCAGCTTTTACAGACACAGTCGCTTCTGAAAGCCGGAAAATCCCAGGGAGAAATGGCGAAAGAACTGAAAGTGCCCCCATTTGTAGCGGGAAAACTGAAGCAGCAGGTGCGGTTATTTAAGAGAGAAGAACTATATGAGATGATAAAAAAATGCGCAGCCACAGACGAAGGAATCAAGACCGGAAAAATTACGGACAGGATCGGAGTGGAACTGCTGCTCGTAGAATTCAGTAAGTAA
- a CDS encoding helix-hairpin-helix domain-containing protein translates to MYRAKKLCMTGILLLTFCIAGCAQKSGMEINDGSEPQRTEKASEKEKICVYVCGSVKKPGVYELPEDARIVSAIALAGGFTKDASAAGVNQAERIKDGQQIYVPSKKEAGKKEDTSSPTGGSGTQDKRVNLNSASREELMTLTGIGEAKASDIISYREENGGFEKPEDIMKIRGIKQGIYRKIKDMITV, encoded by the coding sequence TTGTATAGAGCAAAAAAGTTATGTATGACCGGTATTCTGCTTCTGACATTCTGCATCGCGGGATGTGCACAGAAGTCCGGAATGGAGATAAATGATGGGTCCGAGCCCCAAAGAACCGAAAAAGCTTCTGAGAAGGAGAAGATCTGCGTCTATGTCTGCGGCAGCGTGAAGAAACCTGGAGTTTATGAACTTCCGGAGGACGCAAGGATTGTCTCCGCCATCGCTTTGGCAGGAGGATTTACGAAGGATGCCTCAGCCGCAGGTGTCAATCAGGCAGAACGGATCAAAGACGGGCAGCAGATTTACGTGCCTTCGAAAAAGGAAGCCGGGAAGAAGGAAGATACATCTTCACCGACTGGAGGTTCCGGGACTCAGGACAAAAGGGTGAACTTAAACAGTGCATCCAGAGAAGAGCTGATGACCCTTACAGGGATCGGAGAGGCCAAAGCTTCCGACATTATTTCTTACAGAGAAGAAAACGGAGGCTTTGAAAAGCCGGAGGATATCATGAAGATCCGGGGAATCAAACAGGGCATCTACCGTAAAATCAAAGACATGATAACAGTTTAG
- a CDS encoding DNA internalization-related competence protein ComEC/Rec2, whose translation MNNRPFLAVFAGCWLGEITACHDVRMVFAALLFSGIFVLFFKKQISGWRRAVLFFFAGFLAGALMFVYQNKRFTRQENVLRGSEQVRAAGTAEWKGRTKKKEFLLLSHVYLPDRHLYLDGDVMVYDDDFGHILPGNKVVLTGELLPHEGPSNLGENDMRIYYLSRNIGFTMFPDKKEILGQEKKFWKSRLFSLRNRMSKNLSLQYDEKIRPMFEAMILGDKTGISKDLKDTFTQSGIVHILAISGLHISLAGAGIYRRLRGAGVPVCLSGAAGLTFALSYCVMTGMTGSSKRALFMFFFFVLSQVCGRSYDLLSSGGAAGLLLLLESPFRCLDAGFLMSMGAVMAAGIYREVLPAGKQKTFRDRQIRRFVFCIVVQIIMTPVLLYFQYECYPLSFIFNFLMLPLVTAGFTAGFLSAFLPVFLFSVPASALFSLVVAGTSLSRRLPVQNLVLGKPSFLWIIVFYMGLCLLYKTLKKSSYHKYACLLACGCFLILGVQKKQDKISFLDVGQGDCIALSLNRQDMILVDGGSSSKQDVGQYIIAPYVKSQGYQAVSAAVITHLDSDHYSGIRELLPSGMIRRLYLPRVKKDHAYMEIEKEARQYHVSVSYLSMGSKFSGTDWSMECLHPGPDTGLEKNAASLVFRLKVRGLSVLLTGDLENEGEEMLVQSGIQHADILKVGHHGSKNGTGEELLRQLRPKIAIVSAGKKNRYGHPHRETVRRLNDSGCSIYETSRSGMLWFSMERKRWYLNPKLDIMKQ comes from the coding sequence ATGAATAACAGACCATTTCTTGCAGTATTTGCAGGCTGTTGGCTTGGAGAAATCACAGCATGTCATGATGTTCGGATGGTTTTCGCAGCGCTTCTCTTTTCAGGGATATTTGTGCTCTTTTTTAAGAAACAAATTTCTGGATGGAGAAGGGCTGTTTTATTTTTCTTTGCAGGCTTTCTTGCGGGAGCACTTATGTTTGTTTATCAGAACAAAAGGTTCACCCGGCAGGAAAATGTGTTAAGAGGCTCTGAACAGGTAAGAGCGGCGGGAACCGCAGAGTGGAAAGGGAGGACAAAGAAGAAAGAATTTCTGCTTTTATCCCATGTATATCTGCCGGACCGGCATCTATATCTGGACGGGGACGTGATGGTCTATGACGATGACTTTGGCCATATACTGCCGGGAAATAAAGTTGTACTGACGGGAGAGCTTCTGCCTCATGAAGGGCCGTCCAATCTGGGAGAGAACGATATGAGGATCTATTATCTCTCCAGGAATATCGGATTTACGATGTTTCCGGATAAGAAGGAAATTTTGGGGCAGGAGAAAAAGTTTTGGAAGAGCAGGTTGTTCTCTTTACGGAACCGTATGTCAAAAAATCTTTCCTTGCAGTATGACGAAAAGATACGGCCCATGTTTGAGGCTATGATCCTGGGTGACAAGACGGGGATTTCCAAAGATTTGAAAGACACCTTTACCCAAAGCGGGATCGTTCATATCCTGGCTATTTCCGGCCTGCACATTTCGCTGGCAGGCGCAGGGATTTACCGCAGACTGAGAGGGGCCGGGGTTCCTGTCTGTCTGTCCGGTGCAGCCGGGCTGACCTTTGCTTTGTCTTACTGTGTCATGACCGGCATGACCGGTTCATCGAAAAGAGCCCTGTTCATGTTTTTTTTCTTCGTGCTGTCCCAGGTATGCGGACGCTCTTATGATCTGCTGTCATCCGGCGGAGCGGCAGGGCTTCTGCTTTTGCTGGAAAGTCCGTTCAGATGTTTGGATGCAGGTTTTTTGATGTCCATGGGAGCGGTGATGGCCGCCGGTATTTACCGGGAAGTGCTGCCGGCAGGAAAACAGAAAACTTTCAGGGACAGACAGATCAGGCGATTTGTCTTCTGTATCGTGGTCCAGATCATTATGACGCCGGTTCTCTTATATTTTCAGTATGAATGCTATCCTTTATCTTTTATATTTAACTTTTTGATGCTTCCTCTCGTGACAGCGGGTTTTACGGCAGGATTCCTGAGTGCTTTTCTGCCGGTTTTCCTGTTTTCTGTCCCTGCGTCTGCTTTGTTTTCGCTTGTTGTGGCAGGGACAAGTCTGTCCCGCCGCCTGCCGGTTCAGAATCTCGTCCTTGGAAAACCTTCTTTCTTGTGGATCATCGTATTTTATATGGGACTCTGTCTGCTTTATAAGACTTTGAAGAAGAGCTCTTACCATAAATATGCCTGCCTGCTGGCATGCGGCTGCTTTTTGATCTTGGGAGTGCAGAAAAAGCAGGATAAGATTTCTTTTCTGGATGTGGGACAGGGAGACTGCATCGCCCTGTCGTTAAACCGGCAGGATATGATTCTGGTGGACGGCGGAAGTTCCTCCAAACAAGATGTGGGACAGTATATCATAGCACCCTATGTAAAATCACAGGGATATCAGGCGGTCAGCGCAGCAGTCATCACCCACCTGGATTCTGACCATTATTCGGGTATCAGAGAACTTCTGCCGTCGGGGATGATCAGGCGCCTTTATCTGCCCCGGGTAAAAAAAGATCATGCATATATGGAAATAGAAAAGGAAGCCCGACAATATCACGTTTCGGTCAGTTATCTGTCCATGGGGAGTAAGTTTTCAGGGACTGACTGGTCTATGGAATGTCTGCACCCCGGGCCGGATACCGGGCTGGAGAAAAATGCCGCTTCCCTTGTGTTTCGGCTGAAGGTACGGGGTTTGAGTGTTCTTCTGACAGGAGACCTGGAGAACGAGGGGGAAGAGATGCTTGTGCAGAGCGGGATACAGCATGCTGACATATTGAAGGTGGGACATCACGGATCTAAAAACGGCACAGGAGAGGAGCTGCTCCGTCAGCTCAGGCCAAAGATTGCCATCGTTTCCGCGGGGAAAAAGAACCGATACGGGCATCCCCACCGGGAGACGGTCAGAAGGCTGAACGATTCGGGGTGCAGTATCTATGAGACTTCCAGATCAGGAATGCTCTGGTTTTCCATGGAAAGAAAGCGGTGGTATTTAAATCCCAAACTTGATATAATGAAACAATGA
- a CDS encoding response regulator transcription factor, whose protein sequence is MKKVLVVDDEKLIVKGIKFSLEQDEMEVDCAYDGEEALGLAKENQYDIILLDVMLPKLTGYEVCQAIREFSTVPIIMLTAKGDDMDKILGLEYGADDYVTKPFNILEVKARIKAILRRSVSHAAPAETPKVIESRGLKIDCDSRRVHINGKEVNLTAKEFDLLELLVFHPNKVYSREDLLNTVWGYDYPGDARTVDVHIRRLREKIEVNPGVPDYVHTKWGVGYYFQA, encoded by the coding sequence ATGAAAAAGGTACTGGTTGTTGATGACGAAAAATTGATAGTAAAAGGAATCAAGTTCAGCCTTGAGCAGGATGAGATGGAGGTAGACTGTGCCTATGACGGAGAGGAAGCCCTGGGACTTGCAAAGGAAAATCAATACGATATCATCCTTCTGGATGTGATGCTTCCTAAGCTTACGGGATATGAAGTGTGTCAGGCCATCAGGGAGTTTTCGACCGTACCGATTATCATGCTGACAGCAAAGGGCGACGACATGGATAAGATCCTCGGACTTGAGTACGGCGCGGATGATTACGTAACCAAGCCGTTTAATATTCTGGAAGTGAAGGCGCGGATCAAGGCCATTTTAAGGAGAAGTGTCAGCCACGCTGCTCCGGCAGAGACACCGAAGGTGATCGAGAGCCGCGGATTAAAGATTGATTGTGACAGCCGCAGAGTCCATATCAACGGCAAAGAGGTTAACTTGACGGCGAAAGAGTTTGACTTGCTGGAACTGCTCGTGTTCCATCCGAATAAAGTATACAGCAGAGAAGATTTGCTGAACACTGTTTGGGGGTATGATTATCCGGGTGATGCCAGGACCGTGGATGTCCATATCAGGCGTCTGCGTGAAAAAATCGAAGTAAATCCGGGAGTTCCAGACTATGTACATACTAAATGGGGGGTAGGTTATTATTTCCAAGCATAA
- a CDS encoding nucleotidyltransferase family protein: MMKKKKIAGIVPCAGLSRRMGAFKPLLPFGDGTIISGTVKSLLNAGVSKVIVVAGYRADEIEEELASMSGTEIIHNDNFEHGDMMESVQVGIARALAFDGITVVPGDMPMIAQNTYQKLFTWLEASEASVVIPSRNGQRIHPPVISKECFPYLLRFREGGGLRRALLHFLESTVLVTVDDDPGCMMDTDTPQDYVRLMEYYGRVRKRHGISAD; this comes from the coding sequence ATGATGAAAAAGAAGAAAATAGCAGGTATTGTCCCATGTGCAGGGCTATCGAGGAGGATGGGGGCGTTTAAGCCGCTGCTTCCGTTTGGTGACGGAACCATCATAAGCGGTACGGTCAAAAGCCTTTTGAATGCCGGTGTCAGCAAGGTCATCGTGGTGGCAGGATACCGCGCAGATGAAATTGAAGAAGAACTGGCTTCTATGAGCGGGACAGAGATCATACATAATGACAATTTTGAGCACGGAGATATGATGGAATCCGTTCAGGTGGGGATAGCCAGGGCTCTGGCCTTTGACGGCATCACGGTGGTGCCGGGGGATATGCCGATGATTGCACAAAACACATATCAGAAGCTTTTTACATGGCTCGAAGCCTCAGAGGCCTCGGTCGTTATTCCGTCCAGAAACGGTCAGAGAATTCATCCTCCGGTGATTTCGAAGGAGTGTTTTCCATATCTTTTAAGATTCAGAGAAGGAGGAGGTCTCAGGCGGGCACTGCTCCATTTCCTGGAATCTACGGTTTTGGTTACGGTGGATGACGATCCCGGGTGCATGATGGATACGGATACACCGCAGGATTATGTGAGACTGATGGAATATTACGGCAGAGTGAGGAAAAGGCATGGAATTTCGGCAGATTGA
- a CDS encoding selenium metabolism-associated LysR family transcriptional regulator — MEFRQIEAFINVVKYQSFSKAAKIMFLSQPTVSAHVVSLEQELSCRLFNRTTKRVEVTADGERLYEYARKMLELRDQVYDEFIRPKGERPSLVLAGDSIALQYVLPDILKDFKQLHREADISLVQKNSVDTVKMLLKKEADLGFLGKHENVPELTFIPYGTDQQVVIAPNQEKYRNLLENGYSFQELLSEPFILRELTDDTEEDEDRFLEEQGVDLSKLHVAAKIHDKEIMKRSVSMGMGIAVMPLKAVEEEAKRGKLLMFHLDPGKAGRTLYLAFRKEDEEQTMILDFTALCRKYNGRERL, encoded by the coding sequence ATGGAATTTCGGCAGATTGAAGCTTTTATAAATGTAGTAAAGTATCAGAGTTTTTCTAAGGCGGCAAAGATTATGTTTCTTTCCCAGCCCACAGTCAGTGCCCATGTGGTTTCGCTGGAACAGGAATTATCCTGCCGTCTGTTTAACCGGACGACGAAACGGGTGGAAGTCACGGCAGATGGGGAGAGATTATATGAGTATGCCAGGAAAATGCTGGAGTTAAGAGATCAAGTATATGATGAATTCATCCGGCCGAAAGGAGAGAGGCCTTCTCTCGTACTTGCCGGGGATTCGATTGCTCTCCAGTATGTCCTGCCTGATATCTTAAAGGATTTTAAGCAGCTCCACAGGGAGGCTGACATATCTCTTGTCCAGAAGAACAGTGTGGATACGGTCAAGATGTTACTTAAAAAAGAAGCTGATCTCGGATTTCTGGGGAAACATGAAAATGTGCCGGAACTTACCTTTATCCCTTACGGGACCGATCAGCAGGTGGTAATTGCGCCAAATCAGGAAAAGTACAGGAATCTGCTGGAAAATGGCTATTCGTTTCAGGAACTGCTCAGTGAACCTTTTATTTTAAGAGAACTCACAGATGATACGGAGGAAGATGAAGACCGATTTTTAGAAGAACAAGGTGTTGATTTGAGTAAGCTTCATGTGGCTGCAAAAATCCATGATAAGGAGATCATGAAACGTTCCGTCAGTATGGGAATGGGCATCGCCGTCATGCCGCTGAAAGCGGTGGAAGAAGAGGCAAAAAGGGGAAAGCTGCTGATGTTTCATCTGGACCCCGGGAAAGCCGGGAGAACCCTTTACCTGGCTTTCCGCAAAGAAGATGAAGAGCAGACCATGATTTTAGATTTTACGGCTCTGTGCAGAAAATATAATGGAAGAGAAAGGCTTTGA